One window of uncultured Erythrobacter sp. genomic DNA carries:
- the tgt gene encoding tRNA guanosine(34) transglycosylase Tgt — protein sequence MSERFKFTLSATDGKARTGRIEMQRGEIRTPAFMPVGTAATVKAMKPESVRATGADIILGNTYHLMLRPGAERVARLGGLHKFMNWDRPILTDSGGYQVMSLSDLRKLTEQGVEFRSHIDGSKHMLTPERSMEIQRLLGSDIVMAFDECPRADRPRDEIAASMELSMRWAKRSREGFDSGEEHASRAALFGIQQGSLDQELRAISAQKLTDIGFDGYAVGGLAVGEGQEAMFGVLDYAPDMLPTDRPRYLMGVGKPDDLVGAVERGIDMFDCVLPTRSGRNGQAFTWNGPLNLRNARHAEDTGPLDERCGCPTCATYSRAYLHHLQKSGEILGAMLVTEHNLAFYQSLMQSMRDAIGEQRFDSFAADFRNDYLASS from the coding sequence GTGAGTGAACGTTTCAAGTTTACGCTGAGCGCTACCGACGGAAAGGCGCGGACGGGCCGCATCGAAATGCAGCGCGGGGAAATCCGCACGCCTGCTTTCATGCCGGTCGGCACCGCTGCGACGGTCAAGGCGATGAAGCCTGAAAGCGTGCGTGCGACGGGCGCGGACATAATCCTTGGCAACACATACCACCTGATGCTGCGCCCCGGAGCAGAGCGGGTCGCGCGGCTTGGCGGCCTGCACAAGTTCATGAACTGGGATCGCCCGATCCTGACCGATAGCGGCGGTTATCAGGTGATGAGCCTGTCGGACCTGCGCAAACTGACCGAGCAAGGCGTCGAGTTTCGCAGCCATATTGACGGGTCGAAGCATATGCTCACGCCGGAACGTTCAATGGAAATCCAGCGGCTGCTCGGCTCTGACATCGTGATGGCGTTCGATGAGTGCCCGCGCGCCGACCGTCCGCGTGATGAGATCGCCGCCTCGATGGAGCTTTCGATGCGCTGGGCCAAGCGCAGCCGCGAAGGCTTTGACAGCGGGGAGGAGCATGCGAGCCGCGCGGCGCTCTTCGGCATACAGCAAGGTTCGCTCGATCAGGAATTGCGTGCAATCAGCGCTCAGAAGCTGACCGATATCGGCTTTGACGGATACGCGGTTGGGGGACTTGCTGTGGGTGAGGGGCAGGAGGCCATGTTCGGCGTGCTCGACTACGCCCCCGACATGCTCCCCACTGACCGTCCGCGCTATCTGATGGGAGTGGGCAAGCCCGACGATTTGGTCGGCGCGGTCGAGCGCGGGATCGACATGTTTGACTGCGTGCTGCCGACACGATCGGGCCGCAATGGTCAGGCCTTTACGTGGAACGGCCCGCTCAACCTGCGCAATGCCCGCCATGCCGAGGATACTGGCCCGCTGGATGAGCGCTGCGGCTGCCCGACCTGTGCAACATATTCGCGCGCCTATCTCCACCATCTGCAAAAGAGCGGCGAGATTTTGGGGGCCATGCTGGTGACCGAACACAATCTTGCTTTCTATCAGTCGCTTATGCAATCTATGCGCGATGCGATTGGTGAGCAGCGTTTTGATAGCTTTGCGGCTGATTTCCGGAACGACTACCTCGCTTCATCGTAA
- a CDS encoding alpha/beta fold hydrolase: MKLFAQYKGGVFAFIAALAIAVPVVTAPAAAQEAETAGTAEDIAMRFGIRSSVLDVSLSPNGTKLAWVAPGPNHTEILKVIDLERDDGVQMIMSNTMIHADITKCDWVTNDRLLCKLSGVAERRDDVLLGYDRLFSLNDDGSDVQVISESNLRRSARFVQDGGDVIALDVEGETGQILVTRDWTPRRGTLSRSTGNEGLGVERLDITTSEKSIEVHPEDRAERYLADETGWVRLQERMPVDHRGYRTGDRIYLVRERGETRWREVDDVYLNGQVIEDYRPISVNAARNSIYAYHTIGGYRAVIEIPLDGEGQAQVVASRDDVDVLGLIRIGRQRRVVGVSYATEKRSVEYFDATLANLAGGLRRALPETPLISIVGANADESRILLIASSDTQPGTVYLYDKASRQLEPLLQMRDYLVDRPMGQMQAITFPAADGTQIPGYLTLPPGSDGTNLPAVVLPHGGPAARDYWGFDWLVQFFTARGYAVLQPNYRGSAGYGEAWFGRNGYQAWDVAIGDVNDAGRWLVEKGFANPDQLAIVGWSYGGYAALQSQVVDPDLYKAVVAIAPVTDLEYLREDARAYTSFRLRNEQLGDGPHIREGSPRRHAEKFLAPVILFHGTRDLNVNVRHSQRMADALQDENKQVTYVEFEDLEHSLDDSRARVEMLGAIDDFLNEALGR, from the coding sequence ATGAAGCTTTTCGCACAATACAAAGGCGGTGTTTTCGCCTTTATCGCCGCCTTGGCAATCGCGGTCCCTGTGGTAACCGCGCCCGCTGCCGCTCAGGAAGCAGAAACCGCCGGGACCGCGGAAGATATCGCCATGCGCTTTGGCATCCGCTCCTCGGTTCTTGATGTCAGCCTTTCGCCAAATGGCACCAAGTTGGCATGGGTTGCGCCCGGACCAAACCATACCGAAATCCTGAAAGTCATCGACCTGGAACGCGATGACGGGGTGCAGATGATCATGTCGAACACGATGATCCATGCAGACATTACCAAGTGCGACTGGGTCACCAATGACCGCCTTTTGTGCAAGTTGAGCGGCGTGGCCGAAAGGCGGGACGATGTGCTTCTTGGCTATGATCGGCTTTTTTCTCTGAATGACGACGGATCTGACGTTCAGGTTATCTCAGAGAGCAACTTGCGGCGATCTGCTCGATTTGTGCAGGATGGGGGTGACGTAATTGCGCTCGATGTCGAAGGCGAAACTGGGCAAATTCTTGTCACCCGCGATTGGACCCCGCGCCGCGGTACCTTGTCCCGCAGCACGGGAAATGAAGGATTGGGCGTAGAGCGTCTCGACATCACCACATCTGAGAAAAGCATCGAAGTGCATCCTGAGGACCGGGCCGAACGCTATCTAGCCGACGAAACTGGCTGGGTTCGGTTGCAAGAACGAATGCCGGTTGACCATCGAGGTTATCGAACTGGTGATCGAATCTATTTGGTGCGTGAGAGAGGGGAAACACGCTGGCGCGAGGTCGATGACGTCTATCTGAATGGACAAGTGATCGAAGATTATCGCCCGATCAGCGTGAATGCCGCACGCAACTCGATTTATGCCTATCACACCATCGGAGGATATCGCGCAGTCATCGAGATTCCTCTCGATGGTGAAGGTCAGGCGCAAGTTGTGGCCTCGCGAGATGATGTCGATGTCCTGGGATTGATTCGTATCGGACGCCAACGCCGCGTGGTCGGTGTGAGCTATGCGACAGAAAAGCGTTCGGTCGAATATTTTGATGCCACATTGGCCAATTTGGCCGGTGGATTGAGGCGGGCATTGCCAGAAACGCCGTTGATTAGCATTGTCGGGGCAAACGCGGATGAAAGCCGTATCCTGCTTATCGCCTCCTCGGATACACAGCCGGGCACGGTCTATCTCTATGACAAGGCCAGCCGCCAGCTCGAGCCGCTGTTGCAGATGCGAGATTATCTGGTCGACCGGCCTATGGGTCAAATGCAGGCAATCACCTTTCCTGCCGCCGATGGCACTCAGATACCGGGCTATCTGACGCTGCCGCCGGGTTCAGATGGGACCAACCTACCGGCGGTTGTGCTGCCTCATGGCGGCCCAGCTGCGCGCGATTACTGGGGATTTGACTGGTTGGTCCAGTTCTTCACGGCGCGCGGCTATGCCGTGCTCCAGCCCAATTATCGCGGCTCGGCCGGCTACGGAGAGGCTTGGTTCGGCCGCAATGGATATCAGGCATGGGACGTCGCGATTGGCGATGTGAACGATGCCGGGCGCTGGCTGGTGGAGAAGGGCTTCGCCAATCCCGATCAGCTTGCAATCGTCGGGTGGTCCTATGGTGGATATGCCGCACTGCAGTCGCAAGTGGTCGATCCCGATCTCTACAAGGCCGTAGTTGCCATCGCGCCGGTAACCGATCTGGAATATCTGCGCGAAGATGCGCGTGCTTACACCAGTTTTCGGCTGCGCAATGAACAGTTAGGCGATGGCCCCCATATCAGAGAAGGCAGTCCTCGCCGCCATGCCGAGAAATTCCTCGCACCGGTCATTCTGTTCCACGGCACCCGCGATCTCAATGTCAATGTGCGCCATTCTCAGCGGATGGCCGACGCGCTTCAGGATGAGAATAAACAGGTCACCTATGTCGAATTTGAAGATCTTGAGCACAGCCTCGATGACAGCCGCGCTCGGGTCGAGATGCTGGGCGCGATTGATGATTTCCTGAACGAGGCGCTTGGCCGCTGA
- a CDS encoding chorismate mutase — MNENTAKAPEDCENMGEVRVGVDATDRELVALLERRFGYMRAAARIKPTRGAVRDEERKASVINAAVADAEARGIPGDVVADIWDRLVEGSIAYEFVEWDRIRD; from the coding sequence ATGAATGAGAACACGGCGAAAGCGCCTGAAGACTGCGAGAATATGGGCGAAGTGCGCGTCGGTGTCGATGCGACAGACCGCGAGCTGGTGGCACTGCTGGAGCGGCGTTTCGGCTATATGCGCGCTGCTGCCCGCATCAAACCGACCCGCGGCGCGGTGCGTGATGAGGAGCGCAAGGCTTCGGTTATCAATGCTGCGGTCGCAGATGCCGAAGCCCGCGGTATTCCTGGAGATGTCGTCGCGGATATCTGGGACCGCCTCGTCGAAGGCTCGATCGCCTACGAATTCGTCGAGTGGGACCGGATCCGGGACTAG
- a CDS encoding NAD(P)H-dependent oxidoreductase, with translation MNVLLVDGHPDEGRFASHLLDIYENSLPASCTVTRLNIRELEFTPILRRGYLKRTDWEPDILSLAQAFDDCDHAVFAFPMWWGAEPAELKGLLDRLFLPGFMYQFRSGSSLWDRYLEGRSADVIATMDTPPLFLRLLYGNSIIHRWKKQVLGFVGFDPVRFLACGPIKDGGAEKSIGKWTRKIERMAGSIRAKSPNKKQMRLASFLAGATR, from the coding sequence ATGAACGTACTACTCGTTGACGGCCATCCCGACGAAGGACGCTTCGCATCTCATCTGCTCGACATCTACGAAAATTCGCTGCCCGCAAGCTGCACTGTCACACGGCTCAACATTCGCGAGCTAGAATTCACTCCTATTCTCAGGCGTGGCTATCTCAAGCGCACCGATTGGGAACCCGACATCCTGTCGCTCGCGCAGGCATTCGACGATTGCGACCACGCCGTATTTGCCTTTCCGATGTGGTGGGGTGCCGAACCGGCAGAGTTAAAGGGTCTGCTTGACCGCCTGTTTTTGCCCGGTTTCATGTACCAGTTCCGCTCTGGCAGCTCGCTTTGGGACAGATATCTCGAAGGTCGATCCGCGGACGTAATAGCGACTATGGATACCCCGCCTCTCTTTCTACGCCTCCTCTACGGCAATTCAATTATCCATCGCTGGAAGAAGCAGGTGCTCGGCTTTGTCGGGTTTGATCCGGTAAGGTTTCTCGCATGCGGCCCGATCAAGGATGGCGGCGCGGAAAAGAGCATCGGGAAGTGGACCCGCAAGATTGAACGCATGGCAGGTTCCATCCGCGCAAAGTCACCGAACAAGAAGCAAATGCGGCTCGCGAGTTTCCTCGCAGGAGCCACGCGCTAG
- the rpsD gene encoding 30S ribosomal protein S4, with protein MSKRKSAKYKLDRRMGENIWGRPNSPVNKRQYGPGQHGQRRKSKMSDFGLQLRAKQKLKGYYGDVTEKQFRSTYKDATRMKGDTGQNLIGLLERRLDMIVYRAKFAPTIFSARQIVSHGHIYVNGVKCNIASRRIDVGDVISLGNKAKEMALVIEAQSLPEREIPDYVVPEGNDKVAFSRVPKLDEVPYPVTMEPNLVVEFYSR; from the coding sequence ATGTCGAAGCGCAAGAGCGCCAAGTACAAACTCGACCGCCGGATGGGTGAAAACATCTGGGGTCGCCCGAATTCTCCGGTCAACAAGCGTCAATACGGCCCCGGCCAGCATGGTCAGCGCCGCAAGAGCAAGATGAGCGACTTCGGCCTGCAGCTGCGCGCCAAGCAGAAGCTCAAAGGCTATTACGGCGACGTGACCGAGAAGCAGTTCCGTTCGACCTACAAGGACGCCACCCGCATGAAGGGTGACACCGGTCAGAACCTGATCGGTCTGCTCGAGCGCCGCCTCGACATGATCGTCTACCGCGCGAAGTTCGCTCCGACGATCTTCTCCGCACGTCAGATCGTCAGCCACGGCCACATCTATGTGAACGGCGTGAAGTGCAACATTGCAAGCCGCCGCATCGATGTTGGTGACGTCATCAGCCTGGGCAACAAGGCCAAGGAAATGGCTCTCGTCATCGAAGCTCAGAGCCTGCCCGAGCGTGAGATTCCCGACTATGTCGTGCCTGAAGGCAATGACAAAGTGGCATTCTCTCGCGTGCCGAAGCTCGACGAAGTGCCCTACCCGGTCACGATGGAACCGAACCTCGTGGTCGAGTTCTACTCGCGCTAA
- a CDS encoding RNA methyltransferase has product MTNKPIIVLVRPQLGENIGKAARAMLNFGLTEMRIVNPRDGWPNPSAGPAAAGADIVLDQAKVYSSTAEAVADCEHVYATTVRKRGVTKTVVGPDGAARLVHSEPGRHAVLFGREASGLATEDVELARHILTVPINPEFGSLNLAQAVILVAYEWSRIGSELNASELVQPTDEDEKLPPAPQEELEGLIAHFEKLLDPRGYFLPEARREATQRTLRSVLTRPGWNHLEVRTLRGILTTLGREKRPED; this is encoded by the coding sequence GTGACGAACAAGCCGATCATCGTGCTGGTGCGCCCGCAACTGGGCGAGAATATCGGCAAAGCCGCGCGCGCAATGCTCAATTTCGGGCTGACCGAAATGCGCATCGTCAATCCGCGCGATGGCTGGCCTAACCCCTCTGCCGGTCCCGCTGCGGCAGGTGCAGACATCGTGCTGGATCAGGCGAAGGTCTATTCCAGCACCGCCGAAGCGGTCGCCGATTGCGAGCATGTCTATGCCACGACCGTGCGCAAACGCGGCGTGACCAAGACGGTGGTCGGCCCCGACGGTGCAGCGCGGCTGGTCCACTCCGAGCCAGGGCGCCATGCGGTGCTGTTCGGGCGCGAGGCTTCGGGACTGGCGACCGAGGATGTGGAGCTCGCCCGGCACATCCTGACCGTCCCTATCAACCCAGAATTCGGCTCTCTAAATCTGGCGCAGGCGGTGATCCTTGTCGCCTATGAATGGTCGCGGATCGGAAGCGAGCTGAACGCGAGCGAACTGGTCCAACCGACCGATGAAGACGAAAAGCTGCCTCCGGCACCGCAGGAAGAGCTAGAAGGTCTGATCGCGCATTTCGAGAAATTGCTCGATCCGCGCGGGTACTTTCTGCCCGAGGCACGGCGCGAGGCAACGCAGCGCACATTGCGAAGTGTGCTGACCAGACCAGGCTGGAACCACCTCGAAGTGCGTACCTTGCGCGGCATTCTGACCACGCTCGGGCGCGAAAAACGCCCAGAGGACTGA
- the nrdR gene encoding transcriptional regulator NrdR, translated as MRCPFCANDDTQVKDSRPTEDSTAIRRRRQCGSCGARFTTFERVQLREVTIVKSGTNGQARTEPFDRSKIEQSVALACRKRGVSQERIDQLISGIQRQVETAGEPEVPSSRIGEMVMDGLKQIDSVAYIRFASVYRDFSEARDFEEFASTVAEAAQD; from the coding sequence ATGCGATGTCCTTTTTGTGCCAATGATGACACGCAAGTAAAGGATTCGCGTCCCACCGAAGACTCCACCGCGATCCGCCGTCGCCGCCAATGCGGTTCGTGCGGGGCGCGCTTTACGACGTTTGAGCGCGTGCAATTGCGCGAAGTCACGATCGTAAAATCGGGGACCAATGGACAAGCGCGCACCGAGCCATTCGACCGCTCGAAGATCGAACAATCGGTCGCGCTCGCTTGCCGGAAACGCGGTGTCTCGCAGGAACGGATCGACCAGCTGATCTCTGGAATCCAGCGGCAGGTCGAAACCGCAGGCGAGCCCGAAGTCCCGTCCTCGCGCATTGGCGAAATGGTAATGGACGGCCTCAAGCAGATCGATTCGGTCGCCTATATCCGCTTCGCCAGCGTCTATCGCGACTTCTCCGAAGCGCGCGATTTCGAGGAATTTGCCAGCACTGTCGCCGAAGCCGCGCAGGATTAG
- the glyA gene encoding serine hydroxymethyltransferase: MSTAPSEVVNPMHAFWHNDLATTDPEIAAAIDNELKRQQDKIELIASENIASTAVLEATGSVFTNKYAEGYPGKRYYGGCDYADVVETLAIERAKQLFGCEFANVQPNSGSQMNQAVFLAMLQPGDTFMGLDLNSGGHLTHGSPVNMSGKWFNPVSYGVSQGDELIDMDVVAATAREHKPKLIICGGTAYSRIWDFAAFRKVADEVGAVLLCDMSHISGLVAGGAHPSPFPHCDIVTTTTHKSLRGPRSGVILWNDEKFTKPLNMAVFPGLQGGPLMHVIAAKAVAFKEALTPEFKDYAHRVVENARALAASLEENGLRIVSGGTDNHSMLVDLTAKDVTGKAAETGLDRAWLTCNKNGIPFDTRSPFVTSGIRLGTPAGTTRGFGPNEFRKVGQLIAKVVEGLSSNGPEGDAQIEEHVRSQVTELCNNFQVYPNE; this comes from the coding sequence ATGAGCACGGCTCCATCCGAGGTAGTGAACCCCATGCACGCTTTCTGGCACAATGATCTGGCCACGACCGATCCCGAAATTGCAGCGGCGATCGACAACGAGCTGAAACGTCAACAGGACAAGATCGAGCTGATCGCGAGCGAGAACATCGCCTCGACCGCCGTTCTCGAAGCGACCGGCAGTGTCTTCACCAACAAATATGCCGAGGGCTATCCGGGCAAGCGCTATTACGGCGGCTGCGACTATGCCGATGTGGTCGAAACGCTGGCAATTGAGCGCGCCAAGCAGCTGTTTGGATGCGAGTTTGCCAATGTGCAGCCGAACAGCGGCAGCCAGATGAACCAAGCTGTGTTCCTCGCCATGCTACAGCCGGGCGACACCTTCATGGGCCTCGACCTGAACAGCGGCGGTCACCTCACCCACGGATCGCCCGTGAATATGAGCGGAAAGTGGTTCAACCCGGTCAGCTACGGCGTTTCCCAAGGCGACGAATTGATCGACATGGACGTCGTCGCCGCCACCGCACGCGAGCACAAGCCCAAGCTGATCATATGCGGCGGCACTGCTTATTCGCGGATCTGGGATTTTGCCGCCTTCCGCAAAGTGGCGGACGAAGTGGGCGCGGTTCTGCTGTGCGATATGAGCCATATTTCAGGCCTCGTCGCGGGCGGCGCACACCCCTCGCCCTTCCCCCATTGCGACATCGTCACCACGACGACCCATAAGAGCCTTCGCGGTCCGCGTTCGGGCGTTATCCTGTGGAACGACGAAAAGTTTACCAAGCCGCTCAACATGGCAGTCTTCCCCGGCCTACAGGGCGGCCCGCTGATGCATGTCATTGCGGCCAAAGCCGTAGCGTTCAAAGAAGCGCTTACACCGGAGTTCAAGGACTACGCTCACCGCGTGGTCGAGAACGCCCGCGCGCTGGCGGCTAGCCTTGAGGAAAACGGCCTGCGCATCGTCTCTGGCGGGACCGACAATCACTCGATGCTGGTCGATCTCACTGCGAAAGACGTCACAGGCAAGGCCGCCGAAACCGGCCTCGACCGCGCATGGCTGACCTGCAACAAGAACGGCATCCCGTTCGACACGCGCTCGCCGTTTGTGACCAGCGGCATCCGCCTCGGCACGCCAGCAGGCACAACGCGCGGCTTTGGTCCGAATGAATTCAGAAAAGTGGGACAATTGATCGCCAAGGTGGTAGAGGGTCTTTCTAGTAACGGACCCGAAGGCGATGCCCAGATCGAAGAACATGTCCGTTCACAAGTGACTGAACTTTGTAATAACTTTCAGGTGTATCCCAATGAATGA
- the rpiB gene encoding ribose 5-phosphate isomerase B yields MRIAIASDHAALEMKADLAEYLMDEGHEVADLGPDNGDSVDYPDYGYKLANVIADGTADLGVALCGSGIGISISVNRHPGVRCALVSEPLSASLAREHNNANCIAMGARVTGIELAKACLAAFVSTPFADEGNPNGRHQRRVAKLGNPPIDPDHIETHQ; encoded by the coding sequence ATGCGTATTGCCATAGCCTCTGACCACGCCGCCCTCGAAATGAAGGCCGATCTAGCCGAATATCTGATGGATGAAGGCCACGAAGTCGCCGATCTCGGCCCGGATAACGGCGATAGTGTCGACTATCCCGATTACGGCTACAAACTGGCCAATGTCATCGCCGATGGCACCGCCGATCTGGGCGTCGCGCTGTGCGGATCCGGCATCGGCATTTCGATCAGCGTCAATCGCCATCCCGGCGTGCGGTGTGCACTTGTGTCAGAGCCGCTTTCAGCCTCACTTGCACGCGAGCACAACAACGCCAATTGCATTGCAATGGGCGCGCGGGTGACCGGCATTGAACTGGCCAAGGCCTGCCTCGCGGCCTTTGTCTCGACCCCATTCGCCGATGAAGGCAATCCCAATGGCCGCCATCAGCGCCGCGTTGCCAAGCTCGGCAATCCCCCCATCGACCCTGATCACATCGAGACGCATCAATGA